One Campylobacterota bacterium DNA window includes the following coding sequences:
- a CDS encoding helix-turn-helix domain-containing protein produces MMFEAQLLAALSEIRGKLDQALSEIEGLKAERDRDFATLGEVAGIFGVSETAIRKKINSGELDPMLDIRRSGNRTYIKRSALSKLHFRKKAS; encoded by the coding sequence ATGATGTTCGAAGCCCAGCTCCTCGCGGCTCTTTCGGAGATCCGGGGCAAGCTCGATCAGGCGCTTTCGGAAATCGAGGGCTTGAAGGCCGAACGGGATCGGGATTTCGCAACTCTTGGCGAGGTCGCAGGGATTTTCGGAGTCTCCGAAACCGCAATCCGAAAGAAGATCAACTCAGGTGAGCTCGATCCTATGCTCGACATTCGTCGCTCCGGGAATCGAACCTACATCAAGCGGTCTGCGCTCTCGAAGCTCCATTTTCGGAAGAAGGCCTCTTAG